The following coding sequences are from one Musa acuminata AAA Group cultivar baxijiao chromosome BXJ2-4, Cavendish_Baxijiao_AAA, whole genome shotgun sequence window:
- the LOC135610449 gene encoding plasmodesmata-located protein 8-like isoform X1 translates to MFLMKLRMSCLLLYWTLLLLACTTKQSAEAASFIYAGCSPNKYDPITAFQNHLNSLLTSLVSGASLASYNSYTSGDDSGSPPGMAAYGLYQCRNDLSAGDCSACVQSAVSQLGLVCPGSFAASLQLDGCFVRYSNEDFLGKPDTTMVYRKCSTVTSGDEAFFQRRDDVLADLQNGVSFRVSSSGTVQGVVQCLGDLNGADCSACLSQAVGQLKNACGSALAADVYLAQCYARYWASGHYFHTSADYTDGDDDIGRIVAIIVGILAGLALVVVFLSFLKRACKFSDPHRLLL, encoded by the exons ATGTTCCTCATGAAGCTCCGCATGTCCTGCCTCCTCCTCTACTGGACTCTCCTCCTCTTGGCTTGCACCACCAAGCAATCCGCCGAAGCTGCCTCCTTCATCTACGCCGGCTGCTCGCCCAACAAGTATGATCCCATCACCGCCTTCCAGAACCACCTCAACTCCCTCCTCACCTCCCTCGTCTCCGGGGCGTCGCTGGCATCCTACAACAGCTACACCTCCGGCGACGACTCCGGCTCGCCCCCCGGCATGGCCGCTTACGGCCTCTACCAGTGCCGGAACGACCTGAGCGCCGGCGACTGCTCCGCCTGCGTGCAGAGTGCTGTCAGCCAGCTCGGCCTGGTCTGCCCCGGCTCCTTCGCGGCCTCGCTGCAGCTGGACGGCTGCTTCGTGCGGTACAGCAACGAGGACTTCCTCGGCAAGCCCGACACCACCATGGTGTACCGCAAGTGCAGCACGGTCACGAGCGGCGACGAGGCCTTCTTCCAGCGGCGGGACGACGTGCTGGCCGACCTGCAGAACGGGGTGAGCTTCCGGGTCAGCAGCTCCGGCACGGTGCAGGGCGTCGTGCAGTGCTTAGGCGACCTGAACGGGGCGGACTGCTCGGCCTGCCTGTCGCAGGCGGTGGGGCAGCTTAAGAATGCGTGCGGGTCGGCGCTCGCGGCGGACGTGTACTTGGCTCAGTGCTATGCCAGGTACTGGGCTTCCGGCCATTACTTCCACACCTCTGCAG ATTACACAGATGGTGATGATGACATTGGAAGAATTGTCGCAATAATAGTGGGCATCTTGGCAGGGCTGGCCCTTGTTGtagtcttcctttcttttctcaaAAGAGCATGCAAGTTCTCTGATCCCCATCGCCTGCTACTTTGA
- the LOC135608756 gene encoding 21 kDa protein-like, with protein sequence MGGRRWNSAASATLVILLIVFGFCISSCFTDAARIHADFIVSSCRATTFRRLCVDSLSPYANVIRDSPMELARSALSVSLSGARSAAAAVSKLAADGTLAPREAAAVKDCMTTTGDSVDELQRSLEAMGNPKGKGEAVVGLRLDDIQTWVSAALTDEDTCMDGIGGGRGMGGVVKMAIRRQIVNIAQLTSNALALINVLNSASP encoded by the coding sequence ATGGGAGGTCGCCGGTGGAATAGTGCTGCTTCAGCTACTCTCGTTATCCTTCTCATCGTCTTTGGGTTCTGCATTTCTTCATGCTTCACCGACGCTGCAAGGATCCATGCGGACTTCATCGTCAGCTCCTGCCGAGCAACCACGTTCCGGCGCCTCTGCGTCGACTCGCTCTCCCCCTACGCCAACGTCATCCGGGACAGCCCCATGGAACTCGCCCGCTCCGCCCTCTCGGTGAGCCTGTCAGGGGCGCGGTCCGCGGCGGCGGCTGTGTCGAAGCTGGCGGCCGACGGGACCCTGGCGCCGAGGGAGGCAGCAGCGGTGAAGGACTGCATGACCACCACGGGAGACTCGGTGGACGAGCTCCAGAGGTCGCTGGAGGCGATGGGAAACCCCAAGGGGAAGGGCGAGGCGGTTGTGGGGCTGCGGTTGGACGACATCCAGACGTGGGTGAGCGCAGCGCTGACGGACGAGGACACGTGCATGGACGGGATCGGCGGCGGCCGCGGCATGGGCGGGGTGGTGAAGATGGCCATCAGGAGGCAGATCGTGAACATCGCGCAGCTCACCAGCAATGCCTTGGCGCTCATCAACGTGCTCAACTCTGCTTCTCCATGA
- the LOC135610449 gene encoding plasmodesmata-located protein 8-like isoform X2 has protein sequence MFLMKLRMSCLLLYWTLLLLACTTKQSAEAASFIYAGCSPNKYDPITAFQNHLNSLLTSLVSGASLASYNSYTSGDDSGSPPGMAAYGLYQCRNDLSAGDCSACVQSAVSQLGLVCPGSFAASLQLDGCFVRYSNEDFLGKPDTTMVYRKCSTVTSGDEAFFQRRDDVLADLQNGVSFRVSSSGTVQGVVQCLGDLNGADCSACLSQAVGQLKNACGSALAADVYLAQCYARYWASGHYFHTSADYTDGDDDIGRIVAIIVGILAGLALVVVFLSFLKRAC, from the exons ATGTTCCTCATGAAGCTCCGCATGTCCTGCCTCCTCCTCTACTGGACTCTCCTCCTCTTGGCTTGCACCACCAAGCAATCCGCCGAAGCTGCCTCCTTCATCTACGCCGGCTGCTCGCCCAACAAGTATGATCCCATCACCGCCTTCCAGAACCACCTCAACTCCCTCCTCACCTCCCTCGTCTCCGGGGCGTCGCTGGCATCCTACAACAGCTACACCTCCGGCGACGACTCCGGCTCGCCCCCCGGCATGGCCGCTTACGGCCTCTACCAGTGCCGGAACGACCTGAGCGCCGGCGACTGCTCCGCCTGCGTGCAGAGTGCTGTCAGCCAGCTCGGCCTGGTCTGCCCCGGCTCCTTCGCGGCCTCGCTGCAGCTGGACGGCTGCTTCGTGCGGTACAGCAACGAGGACTTCCTCGGCAAGCCCGACACCACCATGGTGTACCGCAAGTGCAGCACGGTCACGAGCGGCGACGAGGCCTTCTTCCAGCGGCGGGACGACGTGCTGGCCGACCTGCAGAACGGGGTGAGCTTCCGGGTCAGCAGCTCCGGCACGGTGCAGGGCGTCGTGCAGTGCTTAGGCGACCTGAACGGGGCGGACTGCTCGGCCTGCCTGTCGCAGGCGGTGGGGCAGCTTAAGAATGCGTGCGGGTCGGCGCTCGCGGCGGACGTGTACTTGGCTCAGTGCTATGCCAGGTACTGGGCTTCCGGCCATTACTTCCACACCTCTGCAG ATTACACAGATGGTGATGATGACATTGGAAGAATTGTCGCAATAATAGTGGGCATCTTGGCAGGGCTGGCCCTTGTTGtagtcttcctttcttttctcaaAAGAGCAT GTTAG
- the LOC135610449 gene encoding plasmodesmata-located protein 8-like isoform X3: MFLMKLRMSCLLLYWTLLLLACTTKQSAEAASFIYAGCSPNKYDPITAFQNHLNSLLTSLVSGASLASYNSYTSGDDSGSPPGMAAYGLYQCRNDLSAGDCSACVQSAVSQLGLVCPGSFAASLQLDGCFVRYSNEDFLGKPDTTMVYRKCSTVTSGDEAFFQRRDDVLADLQNGVSFRVSSSGTVQGVVQCLGDLNGADCSACLSQAVGQLKNACGSALAADVYLAQCYARYWASGHYFHTSAG; the protein is encoded by the exons ATGTTCCTCATGAAGCTCCGCATGTCCTGCCTCCTCCTCTACTGGACTCTCCTCCTCTTGGCTTGCACCACCAAGCAATCCGCCGAAGCTGCCTCCTTCATCTACGCCGGCTGCTCGCCCAACAAGTATGATCCCATCACCGCCTTCCAGAACCACCTCAACTCCCTCCTCACCTCCCTCGTCTCCGGGGCGTCGCTGGCATCCTACAACAGCTACACCTCCGGCGACGACTCCGGCTCGCCCCCCGGCATGGCCGCTTACGGCCTCTACCAGTGCCGGAACGACCTGAGCGCCGGCGACTGCTCCGCCTGCGTGCAGAGTGCTGTCAGCCAGCTCGGCCTGGTCTGCCCCGGCTCCTTCGCGGCCTCGCTGCAGCTGGACGGCTGCTTCGTGCGGTACAGCAACGAGGACTTCCTCGGCAAGCCCGACACCACCATGGTGTACCGCAAGTGCAGCACGGTCACGAGCGGCGACGAGGCCTTCTTCCAGCGGCGGGACGACGTGCTGGCCGACCTGCAGAACGGGGTGAGCTTCCGGGTCAGCAGCTCCGGCACGGTGCAGGGCGTCGTGCAGTGCTTAGGCGACCTGAACGGGGCGGACTGCTCGGCCTGCCTGTCGCAGGCGGTGGGGCAGCTTAAGAATGCGTGCGGGTCGGCGCTCGCGGCGGACGTGTACTTGGCTCAGTGCTATGCCAGGTACTGGGCTTCCGGCCATTACTTCCACACCTCTGCAG GTTAG